ctttgcTGCTGCAGACAAATCCTTCTTTAACCGACATGTGAGAAAGCACACCAGTAAAATGACCTAGATGTGTGGAGTGTGTTAGAACAGAACAACTCAAATGCCAAAAAAGTCAAGTATATAAGAACCCACAGAGGAGGAAAGCCATATATTCGTTATCAGTGTAACTACTTTGCGACTAAGAAAATCTCACCCTTGTGTACTTCTCGTATGCAAAAAGCCTGGCAGGGCTTAAGACAAATGTTCCAGATAGActgcttgtgtaaaatagctCCTAGGCTAATTGACGTACTGTATACATACACATCAACGGCTCACAGTGGTTAGTTTTGCATTTTAGATAGTTTTAGTGTCTGTATAGCGAGGCGTACTTGTTTTATTGTGAGGAAATAATCTACAATTTATGTGTCATTTTCGCTCAGTGTAAACATTCTTAGACATCTctatatttctttgatctgtcCGAAAGAATAACATCTACAACAATACGCACATTATGTATACTGTTATTATGCATGTACTTGGTACATGCCGTCTGTTCGTGCACTTGTATTCTTAGTATTTGTAGCTGATAGCAATTTATATTATACTAAAATATTTGGTAACTTGGTTTTGATTCTAGTAAAATAAAGTAAGTGTATCCAAAGTCTATGATTTCCTTTTTGCCGTAGCAGTTTTAGCGtaagatatatatagatatctTCAATATGGAAAAGatgaagattgaaaaaaaaaatgaagagtaAACGATGCCAACAATGATTGTGGATTTAAATCATATTCAAATAACGTCATTACCGTGTTTAAAATTCTTAATTGCAATTGAATAAGAAATCCTGCGCATATCATCCCGCATGCCTGATTTCACCTGATTTGGCCTTAAggtgaaaaaaaagtaacacaAAATGATAAATACAAATCAAGGTAGAACGTTTTGCTAGGCTCAAAACCGCGAGAGTAAAGGGTTATGCGGTTATCTCTGGTTTGACCCATTGTAAAGCGTGTATCAGGattgtaacctctgacctttgccccGTCTTAGCTTAcgcccgccattttgtttgccaTCATCGTCTTCGTTACTCACCTTCTCCAAACTAACGCGTTTTTAGGGGGTTCCAGAAATCGTGAAGACCGCTAACCACCACAGACCTACAGGTAAAGCTTCCTGGTTGGTGCTATTTACCGGTAACTTGGATTTATGGGTGTGTTTGTGATGTGTGCTTTGGTGGAGAGGGGGGCAGTCACTGTAAATTGCATTCATGTGTGAGATGTATACGGGGTCAATTGTACTTGAATATCTGTCACACAAGGCTTCCTACTAGTCTTCACTAACTTCGATCCTAATACTTTATAGACCCAGGGGCGGCAGATAAATAGTGTGTTCTgctgggtttacggaaaaggctggggttccttggctgtctacctggactgtctacctgggctatcacgccaggctactcagataaaaaaaagcaatgaaGAATTACGAGCGATTTTTTTATATTCCCTGGAAGGTATTCAAGTCTTGTTATCAGcaaatacaagataaaatataaAAAGGGACACAGAAGGATTTCTTGTGTAAAACCTCCACCTCCAccctgtttgtaaaaaaaagttttggattAATCTTTTTCTTTCCAATATTTTCTTCTGATCGTTTTAGAGATGGCGGAGTCCACGTGTGTGCCTCCTGCAGAACAAACTTCgaacgagacgcacatcaaagaggagccgacAGAAGACACTGGATTGCAACAGGATGCACAAGAGAACGTGCTGTTTCAGGAAATGTACAGTGAGGACCAAAAAACTTTCGACTACTTCGGTGCAACGCAACCACCCGGGCATCCTTGGAacgagacttacaacagttgggagcagacaacagacacgggacggcagcaggacgaggaaaGGGACGTTCCAAACGGCGAAACGTGCGGTGTAAAAGCGGAAATGGAAGAGTCCAGCTGTGGATTTGTTAGTATCGGagaacatcctgggaaggagatggaacTTTTTGgaaatcctgggaaggagagtgacagcagggagacccagacaacagacatgggcctgcagcaggaaatgTGTGATGTGAACGTTTCAAAACCTGACAACACAttaacctcacaggtacaggagaccATAGGCATTACTGGAATGTATGTGGTtgaacacaccggtgagaaacctttcgtgtgtggggagtgcgggtaccgGGCAGCTTATAGGTCTCacatatcccaacatatgagaacccacacaggagagaaaccctacaagtgtcaccattgtgactatgctgctgcacagaaaggcagtCTGGCCTATCatatagcaacaaaacacaccggtgagaaaccctacatgtgtggagagtgtgggtataggGCGACAAAAATGTTTGACTTAGCAaggcatatgagaactcatacaggagaaaaaccctacaagtgtgaccagtgcgactattctgctgcacaaaaaggCAACTTGGACCAACacatagcagcaaaacacagtgagaaaccctacatatgttgggagtgtgggtacaggacagcttttAAGTCAtatttatcccaacatatgagaacccatacaggagaaaaaccgtataagtgtgaccagtgcgactattctgcagcacagaaatctgCTTTGCACgcacatctagcaaaacacacagacGGAGGGCGCTATGTGTGTGACGTGTGCGGGTACAAGACACCTTATAGACCAACGTTATctcaacacatgagaacccacacaggagaaaaaccctacaagtgtgaccactgtGACTTTTCTTCAGCGCGGAAAGATGATTTGAAGAAACATGTAGCAAaccacaccggtgacaaacccttctTGTGTGTagagtgtggatacagagcATATACTAGATCTATCTTATCCGCACATATGAGAAAGCattcaggggaaaaaccctacaagtgtgaccagtgtaactattctgctgcagataagTCTACTTTGGTCAAACACATACgaaaacataccggtgagaaaccctacatgtgtggggagtgtgggttcagaacaGCTGGTAggtctaccttatcccgacacatgaaaacccacacaggggaaagacgttacaagtgtgatcagtgtgactattgtGCAGCACGGAAAGAcgatttggacaaacatctagcaacacacactggtgagaaacccttcatgtgtggggagtgcgggcaCAAGACAGCTCGAAAGTCCACCTTATacagacatatgagaacgcattcaggggaaaaacccttCACGTGTGACcggtgcgactattctgctgcacagaaatgtactttggaccGACACCTAAtgacacacacaggtgagaaaccctaaatgtgtggggagtgtggtcaTAGGACAGCCGAAAAGTCTGACTTAGCCCGACATATGAGGAcgcatacaggtgaaaaaccctaaaGTGTGACTTTTCCGCCGCAGAGAAGTCCACTTTGGACAGGCCGGCATCTaacaaagcacaccggtgagaaattCTTCATGTGTGAGAACAGCAACTTGACGGTCTAATTTagcccaacacatgagaacacacacaggaaaaGAACCTTATGACGTCAATCTAAAACTAAACTGCGGCTAGGAAATCTCATCTCCTGAAATATTTGACAAGACAAACCAAAGAACCTACATCTACGtgtgtgacaaatgtacagcataCAACGTTTTTGCCTTTTAAAACGTGAACGGTcatttagaaaaacaaatcGCATCCAGGGgtgaaaacattatctgttgtcAGTCTATACCAGGGCCCGATAACTACTCTGTAGAAAGGGAATTTACATTAGAGGCAGACATGTTCAGATAGCCTGGTTAGATTCATAGGAAATCTTTCAAGACGTTAGTTTGAACTAATGCTTAAGTCAAATTGCACCTGATACTTTAATAGTTGTAGATTCTGTACATAAGATAGTTTTAGTACGCATAGATTTATGTTTCCTGTTAAAATCGACTATTCCTTTTTCTTAAAGAATTGTAGAAATCGTAGATGTCACGGAAGTATCTAAACGTTTTCGGCATTGgtgttttttattcattttagtCTAATTTGTTCGAAAAAACAACTTTACGTTTGCAACATCTCgcagcataatatatacatatataataataaGAACATTGCGTATTGCTTACATTGTGTACTTAGTATTCCTTGTATTCTGAGTGCTTATTCTGTATTTTTCATCTGATAGCAATATCTTTTACATGATTGAGAACTTGATGCAGTTTGGTAAAGATCATCATCAAAATAAAGGGatgtaaataaaacaaagcCATTGATTCTGTGTTGATTTACATTGTCTATTGAAATGATTCTAACTGCATTGTTTTAGCAGTGTTACAAAGGGGGTCGGTTATATCCAATAGTTGCGTTATTttggttcatcatcatcatcatcggtcgacgtgatcgcacatgttcgcacatgtatACACGCGACGGGGTTACACTGCCCCTTACGGAGtataattacaagacggggatgcgccaggtctcccgtccgggtaaatgatgtaaatcaccgtgtggctgatacggtatggaggttccaTGAGTTCTCAATGTGAATTAAACAAAAACGCTGTGTGCATCagccgtttttttttacttggccTGATTGGGCCTAGAAGTGAAAGCCTCACATCACAAACTAAGGAAAAATTGGTGAAAAGGCCCTGGTAACATACATCGCACGATGTACCGCGACGGGGATTTCATGCGCGGTAATAGCTCCGTACGTTTGAGAAAACTTGGGCGCAATGAAAATGCTAGGTGTTGCATAAGGTATTTTGCAGAGTACGCATGTACGGGTGAGAGGAATCCTGGGtattatgtcaaaggtgaaggcccatgAGAAGTAAACATTGTTCCCTTTGCGTAACAGTATCCAGATGGTAATGGcgcattcaaaatggcggaatgtttaCGTTCATTGTTCTTTAACTTTTGGCATATTGCTCAGATTTCATGTTGCTCGCACATGCGTAGTGTACTGTACGAAATAGCTTATACCTGGAACTGTGGTGAGGTCGCAAAGGTCAGCTGTAAGCCCTACTGCTGAGAAAACATGGCTGCCGTGCCAAAAGGAACTGAAAGACACAGCATATTTGATGCCCCGCCCATTGCCCCATCTAGACTGAAGACTTGAGTCTTTTGGCGAgttctcttttttcttttgtatcttAATGCAGGAACCAAACACAAGCCTTTGATGGGCTCAAAACCACGAGAGTAGAGCGTTATGCGGTGAACTTTCATTTGACCCATTGGCATGTAatatcaggtttgtgacctctgACTTTTGCCCCGTTCATGAGCTGatatccgccattttgttttatgcCGTCGTCTTTGGTGCTCATCTCGTCCAAACTTACGCGATATTTACGTGATTCCAGACGTCGTACAGACCACTAAACACCATAGACACACAGGTAAGGCCTTTGAGTGTCGTCCAATATTCCTGGTTGGTGCTAGTTCAGCGGTAAACTAGAATAGAAGTGTGTTTACGATCGGtagtcggggggggggggtagtaaTGAGTGATGTAACGGCGAAAATATAGATTTGCACCTTCATATACGGTCAGAGATGCTGCATCACGAATCTTGCTTGGATGATTATTGATTATGGTTCACATGACTGATACCTTTGATGTAATCAGTGTTTTTCTGTATACCGTCTTTTCCATTATTCTAGCACCATTCTAACGTCGGCCCCTAAATTCTACCACAAAGCCTACGTTggaatcaatcaattaatcaatcaatcatcagaTAATAAAGCTCTTGaggtgtctgtgtatgtatatctttatgtttttatgtgtcTATGTTGCTGTGatctatgtatatattatttgCTTTTAGTATGTGAGTCAGTAAGTGCCTGTAAAAAAGAATCATGAACTAGGCTGTTGAATCccctgtatatatttgtttatttatttatttatttgttcagttgTATACAAACAGCCAGGACTaccccctctttcaacctccttgatatagtATAGTATATATAGGTAGGATATATCcgactgtttttgtttttttttgtactgagACTGCTGACAATGCAATACTAATACTTGGCAAACCACTGGAAACACACCCGGGGTGCTAAATCGGGTCCACTAGTTGGACAAAATAATTTCTTGTGTCAAATCTGAACCCTTGCTTGTGTGCAAATGACGTACATGAATTAATGTATTTTACCCATATGTTTTACCATCATTTCAGAGATGGCGGAGTTCACACGTGTGCCTCCCGttaaagagcttcatgcggaacaaactgcgaacgagacgcacatcaaagaggaggagacaggagacattggatggcaacaggatgggCAAAAGAACGTGCTGTTTCAGGAAACGTACAGTGAGGACCAGGAAACCTACGACTACTTCGGTGCAACCCAACCAACCGGACATCCTTGGAACGAGACTTACAACAtttgggagcagacaacagacacgaGACGGCAGCAGGACGAGAAAAGGGACGAAACGTGCagtgtaaaagcagaaatggaAGAGTCCAGCTGTGAGGTTTCTACTGGAGACCTGTGTGCTTGGCACCCTGGGAAGGAGCGTGCCAGTAAGgagccccagacagcagacatgggcctgcagcaggaaacgtgtgatgtgaactttccccaacctgacaacacatcaatctcacaggtacaggagagcagggagacccagacagcagacatgggcctgcagcaggaaacgtgtgatgtgaactttccccaacctgacaacacatcaacctcactggtacaggagagcagaggcaatGTGGGAAGGCATGTGGTAAAACGcgctggtgaaaaaccctacatgtgtggagaatgtGGGTACAAAACAGCTCGAAAGTACCATTTATCCCTACATATGAatacccatacaggagagaaaccctacaagtgtggggagtgtgagCACAGGGCAGCTCAAAAGTCCGACttatccagacacatgagaacccatacaaaAGAtcgaccctacaagtgtgaccagtgcgactattctgcagcacaaaaatttgacttatccaaacatatgagaactcacacaggagataaaccctacaagtgtgaccagtgtgactattccgccgCACGGAAATcaagtttggaccaacatctagcaaatcacaccggtgagaaaccctacatgtgtggggagtgtgaatacaggacagctaagaagtcCCACTTATCTCGACATATGAAAACCCATACTGGAgagagaccctacaagtgtgaccagtgcgactattctgctgcacNNNNNNNNNNNNNNNNNNNNNNNNNNNNNNNNNNNNNNNNNNNNNNNNNNNNNNNNNNNNNNNNNNNNNNNNNNNNNNNNNNNNNNNNNNNNNNNNNNNNNNNNNNNNNNNNNNNNNNNNNNNNNNNNNNNNNNNNNNNNNNNNNNNNNNNNNNNNNNNNNNNNNNNNNNNNNNNNNNNNNNNNNNNACATAGAAGAAAACACACCAAGGGGCTTCCCAGACGGCAGTGCAGCTGATGTAGCTGCGGCAGGGCGCACATGCTGAGAACACACATAAGAAGCCACACAgtgagaaaaaccctacaagtgtgaccagtgtgacgtTTCTGTAGCAAACAAATCTCACTTGAACCGACACTTacgaaaacacaccggtgagaaaccctacatgtgttgggagtgtgggtacagggtgGCTCAAAAttctgacttatcccgacatatgagaagtCATACGGGAGAAAAACCTTagaaatgtgaccagtgtgactattctgctgcacataaaccCTCCTTGGACCATCATCTAGCaaaacaccggtgagaaaccctacatctgcggggagtgtgggtacaggacagcaagaaggtctaacttatctagaCATATGCGAAAAACCCCACGAGCGTGGTCGGTGGGACAATCCTAACCCCTCACAGTTGTGGCCAAAATGACTCTACCTGTGCATGTGGTATAGCAACTGTAGGTGCTGTGTATGTGGTATAGTAACTGTAGGTGCTGTGCATGTGGTATAGTAACTGTAGGTGCTGTGCATGTGGTATTGTAACTGTAGGTGCTGTGCATGTGGTATTGTAACTGTAGGTGCTGTGCATGTGGTATAGTAACTGTAGGTGCTGTGCATGTGGTATTGTAACTGTAGGTGATGTGTATGTGGTATAGTAACTGTAGGTGCTGTGCATGTGGTATTGTAACTGTTGGTGCTGTGCATGTGGTATTGTAACTGTAGGTGCTGTACATGTGGTATTGTAACTGTAGGTGCTGTGCATGTGGTATTGTAACTGTAGGTGCTGTGTATGTGGTATTGTAACTGTAGATGCTGTGCATGTGGTATAGTAACTGTAAGTGCTGTGTATGTGGTATAGTAACTGTAGGTGCTGTGTATGTGGTATAGTGACTTAGGTGCTACTTTTGAGAGGGCCACACTCAgagcaaatgttgttttttaagGACCTTCACACAATGTTGTAAAGAAAGACACGTTGATGAGAAAATGAGCTGAAATCTGTAATTTACTGACGCTTTGGTGGCTATTCCCTTTGTCTTACCGTACGGaacatgaacattttgtatAGGACAATGTGAACACCGCACCACACTTGTAGTATTGAAAGTAATCGCCAAATCTTATAGCggtagaaaaaatgttgtagtGATAGAAAAAGTTTTGCATATAAGATTATCATATTTGTTTCGTACAATCCTATGGTAGTTATAGCATGTTAGTAGCTAACCTTTAATTAGTAAGTAATCATGTTGGAACCTGAATCCTGGGATCCTGGACTTTGATTTATACGAAAGAATAACATTTACAGCAATACGCGCGCTGTGTATAGTGGTTATATGCATGTACTTGGcacatatatgtagtttgtacacATGGATTCTTAGTATTTGGCATAAAGCATGGTATATAACAAAAACTTGAGAACCGTTTTTGGTTCAGTGTTGTCAAAATAAAACAGGCGTAAACAAAGCCAATGATTTTCTGTTGATTTATATCGTCTGATAATCCTCATTCTCCTGTCTTAGCAGTTTTACCGTTAGATATGTAGAGATATATTCAATTGTGGTGTTATCTTGATTAAGACAAGGAtttctgaaaataaatgaagcGTAAAGAAAGCCAAATATGTGTTGTAAATATAGTTCAGTAATGGCATTGCCGTCGCAGTGTTTCAAATTCTAAATGTCAATTGAACAATAGATCTTGGGCATACAGCCTTAATGCCAGATTTCAACCTGATTTGAATAAAAGTCAGACGCGTAGAAATAGAGTTAGAACGTTTTTGTTCGCAGGTTCAAAACCAGAAGAGCAAAGCGTTATGCAGCGATCTGTGGTTTGACCCATCGTCCAGGTtgtatcaggtttgtgacctctcACCTTGGCCCTGTCGGTGATCtgaccgccattttgtttggcgTTTTCGTCGACGTGTTCGACCTCATCTCCGAACTGACNNNNNNNNNNNNNNNNNNNNNNNNNNNNNNNNNNNNNNNNNNNNNNNNNNNNNNNNNNNNNNNNNNNNNNNNNNNNNNNNNNNNNNNNNNNNNNNNNNNNCCAGAAGACGTGGAGGCAATAACCACCATAAACCTACAGGTAAGGCCCTTGGTTGTCGTTAGTGCTGCCTGGTTGGTGCTAGTTCAGCGCTTAATTAGAAATAGAGGTGTGTTTGCGATCGGTagttggtggggaggggggcaatgaaACTAATAATGGTTGCCAGTTATCGACTCCTACCTCCAATTTACTGTCACAAACGGCGCAGAAATCACGAAATGATAGATGAAGTGCCCCGATAATGGCTTATTTGGCCGTTGCAACGCCATGAAACGAGAAATGTCCTGTGGTTCCACCTGATACCAGATGGTGTTAACAGTACTACCCTTTGTATATTTATTTGTCAATTCTTCTATTAAACCCATTGTAGAGTCTTTGCTTAATCGGGTTTATTCTACCACAAAAAGATGATCAAAACCTATGGAGGTGCCAGTAGTATATGTATTATGTTTCCCTGTACCTTAGTAAGTAGTCCTATGTTGCAATGTTACTTTatgtattatgtttttattgagtcagttagtgcCTGaataaaaatatgtaccccATCGAGATATTCAAATTGTGTAACTGGAATAACTTCTTGTGCAAGAATTACTTGTTCAAAATTTGAACCCTTGCTTGTGTGCAAATGACGTAAATGAATTAATCTGTTTTACCTAAATTTTTAACATCATTTCAGAAATGGCGAATTTCACACGTGTGCCTCCTGttaaagagcttcatgcggAACACACTGCAGACGAGACacacatcaaagaggagccgacaggagacactggatggcaacaggatggacaagagaacgtgctgtgGCAGGAAACGTACAGTAAGGACCAGGAAACCTACGACTACTTCGGTGCAACGCAACCAACCGGACATCCTTGGAAGgagacttacaacagttgggagcagacaGCAGAGacgggacggcagcaggacAAGGAAAAGGACGTTCCAAACGACGAAACGTGCGGTGTAAAAGCGGAAATGGAAGATTACAGCTGTGAGCTTTCTACTGGAGAACTGTGTACTGGGCATCCTGGAAAGGAGATGGGCCATTCTGGGAAGACGAGATCCTGTACAGAACactctgggaaggagagtgactatcctgggaaggagatggactgtacagaacaccctgggaaggagatggaccatcctgggaaggagatggaatgtacagaacaccctgggaaggacagtgacagcagggagatccagacaacagacatgggcctgcagcaggaaacgtgtgacgtgaactttccccaacctgacaatacatcaacctcacaggtacaggagaccAGAGGCTATATGGGAAGGCGTGTGGTTGaaaacactggtgagaaaccctacatgtgtggggagtgtgggtacatgaCAGCTTACCAGGGTCAATTATCACGACATCtaagaacccacacaggagaaaaaccctacaagtgtgaccagtgtgactattctgctgcacagaaagtcCATTTGGACTaccatctagcaaaacacactgttgagaaaccctacaagtgtggggagtgtgggtacagaacagctaAAAAGTCACACTTATTGGTANNNNNNNNNNNNNNNNNNNNNNNNNNNNNNNNNNNNNNNNNNNNNNNNNNNNNNNNNNNNNNNNNNNNNNNNNNNNNNNNNNNNNNNNNNNNNNNNNNNNGGGGTCCttaccatgtaaatccccagtacccgaaaaactgtgttctgagaccatgAAACTAAAGCCGAAgacgcaaaacaaaatggcggacgtcagcTTTCTCCTGTCAAAGGTTAGAGGTCACAATCCTGATACTAACTTCACCATAGGTTAAACCAGAGATCGCCGCATAACCCTTTGCTCCAGTGTTTTGGAGGCtaacatttttgttatgtaTGAGACCCGCCAGAGAAAAACCTTCATACGGATATCAGAtgatagaaaaacaacaaaaatatatatttttaaaaagtacaaCACCAAATTATAAGGTTTGCCTACAATGACTTTATTTCAAAAGATCTCAACAAAATTAAGCAGAGTTCTCAAACAAGGTAGTGTAATCTATATTGCTGCATGTATAACCTCTTTATTGCCATTATAGGgttatttcattaaaaaaagatttatCTGAAACCAAATATCCCAAACCCAATACACCCAATAACAATTCTAAAAAAGAAGTTTAGATACTTCATGGTCACCAATACgtatataaaaaaatgtaaaaagaaaatgtctATGCCATGATGCTTAAACACCAGACATACAAAATCTACATCGACTTTAGAGGTCAAAGCGGTCTGGTTTGGCACATTTACCATAAACTTCGCCTGCTTTCTTGGATATGTCTGCCTCTTATAAATATTCGcacctaacgaaggaagatctgttcaaataccttatgtcatcaactaactacgatatactggaaaaactctgtaagttcgCCCACACATACTTTACGAAGAAAGAGGAAACATGTAAACTGTAGtgtatgtagtacatgtatagttttcCGTTTACTCCCTTTGTGCCacactgactgcatttagccccaatggggcataaatatgcaataaacttaattgtcattatatacattgtagatcGAGCTCAGATGAACACAAGTAACGTAGTCACTAATAAAGGTTNNNNNNNNNNNNNNNNNNNNNNNNNNNNNNNNNNNNNNNNNNNNNNNNNNNNNNNNNNNNNNNNNNNNNNNNNNNNNNNNNNNNNNNNNNNNNNNNNNNNNNNNNNNNNNNNNNNNNNNNNNNNNNNNNNNNNNNNNNNNNNNNNNNNNNNNNNNNNNNNNNNNNNNNNNNNNNNNNNNCTCTGTGAGTTCTCTTATTGTTGGCTATTTAGACATTTCCCCTTAAAGAACCAATCCGGACATCTACGACTTTTCACCTGTGTGCTTTCTCAAATGTCGGTCAAATGAGAGTTTGGTACGTTGCAGCAGTATAGTCacaagggtttttctcctgtgtgggatctcatatgtcgggacaaGTTAGATCTTTGAGCTGCCCTGAACCCGCACTCCCCGGCCCCGCACATGTAGAGTTACTCACTGGAATGTCTAGTTTGATGGTTGATCAAATGATGTTTCTGTGCTGCGGAaaaatcacactggtcacacttgtgagGTTTTTCACCTGAATGGCTTCTCATGTGTCGGATTAAGGTAGACttgcgagctgtcctgtacccacactcgtcACACATGAAAGGCTTCTCACACGTGTGTTTCATTAGGTGTCGGTCCAaatggcctttctgtgcagcagaatagtcgcactgctcacacttgtagggtttttctccagtgtgggttctcatatgacGGTATAAGTGTTGCCATTgagctgctctgtacccacactccccacacataaaGGGTTTCTGACCGGTGTGTTTTTCTATGTGTTGGTCCAAAGTtgatttatgtgcagcagaatattcacactggtcacacttgtagggcttttctcctgtgtgggatCTTATATGTACTGATAAGTTACACTTCatagctgtcctgaacccacattccccacacatgtagggtttctcaccagtgtgttttctaATATGTTTGACCAAACTGGATTTctctgttgcagaatagtcacactggtcacacttgtagggtttttctcctgtatggattctcatatgtcgggacaaGGTAGACCTTTCA
This is a stretch of genomic DNA from Branchiostoma floridae strain S238N-H82 unplaced genomic scaffold, Bfl_VNyyK Sc7u5tJ_1439, whole genome shotgun sequence. It encodes these proteins:
- the LOC118407720 gene encoding zinc finger protein 629-like, encoding MAEFTRVPPVKELHAEQTANETHIKEEETGDIGWQQDGQKNVLFQETYSEDQETYDYFGATQPTGHPWNETYNIWEQTTDTRRQQDEKRDETCSVKAEMEESSCEVSTGDLCAWHPGKERASKEPQTADMGLQQETCDVNFPQPDNTSISQVQESRETQTADMGLQQETCDVNFPQPDNTSTSLVQESRGNVGRHVVKRAGEKPYMCGECGYKTARKYHLSLHMNTHTGEKPYKCGECEHRAAQKSDLSRHMRTHTKDRPYKCDQCDYSAAQKFDLSKHMRTHTGDKPYKCDQCDYSAARKSSLDQHLANHTGEKPYMCGECEYRTAKKSHLSRHMKTHTGERPYKCDQCDYSACGYRVAQNSDLSRHMRSHTGEKP
- the LOC118407616 gene encoding gastrula zinc finger protein XlCGF57.1-like isoform X2, giving the protein MEDSSCGHSLKEQCVGHPGKEMDHSLHPGKEIDSMETQTTDMGLQQETCDVNFPHPDNASTSRVQERGKLGRHVVENTGEKPYMCGECGYRSVQKSDLSRHMRTHTGEKPYKCDQCDYSAAQKSTLDQHVRKHSGENPYMCGECGYRAGKKSHLFRHMRTHTGEKPYKCDQCDYSAAQKCDLDKHIAKHTGEKPYMCGECGYRTVERSTLSRHMRIHTGEKPYKCDQCDYSATEKSSLVKHIRKHTGEKPYMCGECGFRTAMKCNLSVHIRSHTGEKPYKCDQCEYSAAHKSTLDQHIEKHTGQKPFMCGECGYRAAQWQHLYRHMRTHTGEKPYKCEQCDYSAAQKGHLDRHLMKHTCEKPFMCDECGYRTARKSTLIRHMRSHSGEKPHKCDQCDFSAAQKHHLINHQTRHSSE